The DNA segment TCCAAACGGaaactggaaagtatggcaatTTTTGATGATAAATCGTGTGTGCAAGATATTAAACGCCAAACTataatcaataaacaaaaaattgagacTTCAGTGCACACaatcacaccaaaattttcatttttgcacGCACaatttctcgtcgaaaactgccatactttcctgTTGGGTGCAGCATGCTAcattacaaacaaacaaaacagtgCTGCAGAAACGTTTGTAAATCATGCATTTAGGAATTATGAAATCATAATACTTTAGCAAGGCTTGAATTTCCTATTTAGCCTCAAACTTGAGttaattttgatttataaCTGATATTAATTGGAGCTGCACTGTTTTGTAGTTCGTACGTGTTTACTTatcatttttcttaaaatgacAGAAATTTACCAGTAATTAGAATATATTGTGGAATACAAATGTCGTACTTTGAAGAAAATTGCGTTTCAATTTATCGTGATTTGGCACGATTCTCTTCTCTTGATGGTGTCATTGTAACAAGAAGTGATGTAAGGGATGATGTCACACACTGGGAAGCAACCTGGTCTCATCGAGATATTGAAAGAAACTCCAAAGTTAGCTTTCGGTCAACTGGTTCtctttttcttgaaaatgGAACTCttacaaaagtaaataattcAGGGACAACTGAAATAAACGGTGAGAAATTTGTACGAGTTTCACCTTGtggaaagaaaaaagcaattttaaggGAAGTCTTAGTTAAAGacacaaaacattgttttcttGAGATATGGAGCGGTTTgtgcaaaacgttttgcatTGATTTGACTGATGAAGATATACACGGAAAAGTCCATTTTGACTCAGTCTTTGGCTGCTTGGAATGGTCCTATGATGGTAGCAAAGTGCTTTATGTTGCTGAAAAGAAATTGCAGAAAACTTGCTCATTTTTCAAGAAGAGCAAAGATGCTGATACAAAGAGAGGAGATGAGTTTTTATACAGAGATGAGTGGGGCGAGCAGTTGGTTGGATCTTATCATCCAACTCTGTATTATTATGACCTCAAATCTTCGATGGTTTTTGATCTCGGTCAGCACCTTCCCAATGATATATCCGTGAGCAACGCATTATGGTCAAGAGATGACTCGTCAGTTGTTTTTATCGGTTGGAAGTCGTCACCTTGGAAACTCGGCTTGATGTATTGCAAGAACAGGTTCAGCACTTTGTACAAGATTGATCTTTCGACTAAAGATCTATTTGCTTTTAGTGATGGTACTAGCTGTGTCTTTGCAGCTGGTTTAAGTCCAGATGGAAGCAGACTTATTTGTCTTGAAAGTGTCCCATTTGGCCCTCATATGCAATGTTGTAAACTCAAATGCTTGGATTTCAATGAAACAACAACACCACCAATAGTTGTTGATGTGGTAAACAAACCTGTTGACTCAAATAGTTTCCAAGGATTGTTTGTTGACACGATTCCACGGAATTGTTGGCTTTCAAATGACGAACTGATACTGCACAGCATACATAGAAGTAACATAGCtctgttgaaaataaatatcaGAACTGgaaatttgttattgttagaaaCAGAAGGAGTTTGGAATGTTTTGTGCGTTTCGAATGGAATTATCTTTGCATCTCACTCGACACCTAATGTACCGCCTGTACTTAAATGTGCTTCTTACGATTCAACCAAAAATACTTTAGAATGGGTTACGTTGGAAACACCTTTCGCTGCTCTCACTGATATCAAGTGGTCcattaaaaagtttcaacCCAAACTCGTTAATAATGATTTTCCTGACCTTGATATTGAAGCAGTTTTGCTACAACCTAGTGGTGAAAATTCTTCATGTGGCTTAATAGTAAATCCACATGGAGGACCACATAGTGCATGCACGGCTGGCTTTGATTTATTTTCTgcatgtttttgcaaattagGATTTAATGTGTTGCGTGTAAACTACCGTGGTTCATTGGGTTGTGGCCAAAACAATGTGCTATCCCTTCCTGGTAATGTAGGGAAGCAGGATGTGGCAGATGTTCAACAAGCAGCACAAATAATTGCAAGGGACCTCCACGTTCCtagcaacaaaatatttgtccAGGGAGGTTCACACGGTGGTTTCTTAACCTTACACCTCGTTGGCCAATTTCCGGATTTCTATGCAGCAGGGGGAGTTAGGAATCCAGTGTGCAATATATCCACAATGGTGTCAGCTACTGATATCACTGATTGGTGTTTCTATGAAGGCGGACTGCCATTCAgttatgacaaaataatgACTCCGGAATCATGCCAAAAGTTATTGGAATGCTCTCCGATTCGATACGTCAAGGAAGTGAAATCACCACTCTTGTTTATGATTGGTTCCTCTGATTTAAGGGTACCACCCTCACAATCCCATGAATACATCCACGCACTACAAGGTCTGGGAAAGGAAGTACGAGTGCTCAAGTATGACAACAACAACCACCCGATTTCGAAAGTGGACGCTGAGGCTGATTGCTTCATGAACTTTGCTCTTTGGTTTCATAATCACTAAAATGATGCCTAAGTTCATGcaatgcaaagaaaatttgctttCTGTCTTGCGATTTTGTGCTTAATCATGAACCAGTTAACTGCTTTTTATTGGATGATGTCTGATGATGATGCATATGAGTAACGTCCAAGTTATATCatttaagtgataatgatTTTGTGTCACCCAAATATCTTTGTCATTGCGTGTCTTGACTCGTGGTAATTCCCTTTCCTTGTTTTAGCTTCCTTTGTTTAGATCTGGTTAGCCGTGACCTGCTTTGCTACCATGTCGTTGTTAACACCCAGTTTTTTGCAGTATGATAAATTAATTTCCAGTTAACCTGTTTTAATGTCTGTTTTGTTAGCCATGCGATTAAGATCTAATGTACTAGTTTTGCCAATTATTGCTATCGCTTCCAGATTCACAGGATAGTGTCATTTCCCTTACTTAGTCCTTGATAGTGTTTTCAgattataagtaatattgctCTGGGTTCTGTACTGATAGAGATCACACGTGCCGTAAGTACACATACAAAGTTAACTTATGTTCCTTGCTttcattttcatatttgtaGCTGTTCTGTTTCAGTGATCACTTTCAAACCATTCAATATAAG comes from the Clavelina lepadiformis chromosome 5, kaClaLepa1.1, whole genome shotgun sequence genome and includes:
- the LOC143459711 gene encoding acylamino-acid-releasing enzyme-like, which translates into the protein MSYFEENCVSIYRDLARFSSLDGVIVTRSDVRDDVTHWEATWSHRDIERNSKVSFRSTGSLFLENGTLTKVNNSGTTEINGEKFVRVSPCGKKKAILREVLVKDTKHCFLEIWSGLCKTFCIDLTDEDIHGKVHFDSVFGCLEWSYDGSKVLYVAEKKLQKTCSFFKKSKDADTKRGDEFLYRDEWGEQLVGSYHPTLYYYDLKSSMVFDLGQHLPNDISVSNALWSRDDSSVVFIGWKSSPWKLGLMYCKNRFSTLYKIDLSTKDLFAFSDGTSCVFAAGLSPDGSRLICLESVPFGPHMQCCKLKCLDFNETTTPPIVVDVVNKPVDSNSFQGLFVDTIPRNCWLSNDELILHSIHRSNIALLKINIRTGNLLLLETEGVWNVLCVSNGIIFASHSTPNVPPVLKCASYDSTKNTLEWVTLETPFAALTDIKWSIKKFQPKLVNNDFPDLDIEAVLLQPSGENSSCGLIVNPHGGPHSACTAGFDLFSACFCKLGFNVLRVNYRGSLGCGQNNVLSLPGNVGKQDVADVQQAAQIIARDLHVPSNKIFVQGGSHGGFLTLHLVGQFPDFYAAGGVRNPVCNISTMVSATDITDWCFYEGGLPFSYDKIMTPESCQKLLECSPIRYVKEVKSPLLFMIGSSDLRVPPSQSHEYIHALQGLGKEVRVLKYDNNNHPISKVDAEADCFMNFALWFHNH